Proteins encoded together in one Telopea speciosissima isolate NSW1024214 ecotype Mountain lineage chromosome 6, Tspe_v1, whole genome shotgun sequence window:
- the LOC122663938 gene encoding 3-ketoacyl-CoA synthase 5-like: protein METCSKINQILQTYYSLDYLPHNLRREHLQSLLFGFIRISTFLIAIFMEACFFLHNWNRISHLLPLSCLFAFFAFERFIAKPSGTYLVDFSCFRPPSFCRVPFSTFIEHASMFECFDKESVTFMGKIIASSGQGEETYLPPSLHHIPPRTHHHESINEAQMVLFPVMDDLLSKTHISPQDIDILVVNCSGFCPSPSLSSIVINRYAMKADIKSFNLSGMGCSASAIGVDLASNLLKIHKNSFAIVLSTEIVSTGWYPGNDRSKLLLNCLFRMGSAAILLTNKKEAKCRSKYKLLRSVRTQRAFDDKAYMSAIREEDSKGITGVSLKRDLLEVAGEALRSHAWVLGSSILPLSEKLRHGLSILRKRFMDPSKEVYVPDFKSAIEHYCVPTSGMAVIREIGKGLKLREREMEAAMMTFHRFGNQSSASMWYELAYMEGKGKLKKSHKVWQLGMGSGPKASSVVWECIRHLGDESNMGGPWFDCIHRYPIMTSATEI from the exons ATGGAAACTTGTTCCAAGATCAACCAGATTCTTCAGACGTATTACTCCCTGGACTATCTTCCCCATAATCTTCGGAGAGAGCATCTTCAATCTCTTCTTTTCGGTTTCATTAGAATTTCTACTTTCTTAATTGCGATCTTCATGGAAGCTTGTTTTTTTCTACACAACTGGAACCGCATATCCCATCTCCTTCCGTTATCTTGTTTATTTGCATTCTTCGCCTTCGAACGCTTCATTGCAAAACCTTCTGGAACCTATTTGGTCGACTTCTCATGCTTCAGACCACCAAGCTTCTGCAGGGTTCCTTTTTCCACCTTCATCGAGCATGCTTCCATGTTTGAATGCTTCGACAAAGAGAGCGTCACTTTTATGGGTAAAATCATTGCTTCTTCTGGACAAGGAGAAGAAACCTATCTCCCACCTTCACTTCACCACATTCCACCAAGAACCCATCACCATGAATCCATTAACGAAGCCCAGATGGTTCTGTTCCCTGTCATGGACGATCTTCTCTCTAAAACCCACATATCACCTCAAGACATCGACATCCTCGTCGTGAACTGCAGCGGTTTCTGCCCCTCCCCTTCCCTGTCTTCCATTGTAATCAACAGATACGCCATGAAGGCTGATATTAAGAGCTTCAATCTCTCTGGAATGGGTTGCAGCGCCAGTGCTATTGGTGTTGATTTAGCTAGCAATCTCTTAAAGATTCACAAGAATTCCTTCGCCATCGTTCTCAGCACGGAGATTGTCTCCACTGGATGGTACCCAGGCAATGACCGTTCCAAATTGCTCCTCAACTGCCTGTTCCGCATGG GTAGTGCTGCAATTTTGCTTACAAACAAGAAAGAGGCAAAGTGTAGATCCAAATACAAGCTATTACGATCAGTGAGAACCCAGAGAGCCTTCGATGATAAAGCTTACATGTCTGCGATACGTGAGGAGGATTCCAAAGGCATAACAGGGGTTTCTCTGAAGCGAGACTTACTGGAGGTCGCCGGCGAGGCACTCCGGTCGCATGCTTGGGTTCTGGGTTCATCTATACTGCCCCTATCAGAGAAGCTTCGACACGGTCTTTCGATTTTGCGGAAGAGATTCATGGATCCATCAAAGGAGGTGTATGTGCCGGATTTCAAGTCTGCAATAGAGCATTATTGTGTGCCGACATCAGGAATGGCAGTGATAAGGGAAATAGGAAAAGGGTTGAAgctgagagaaagagaaatggaGGCGGCGATGATGACATTCCACCGGTTTGGGAACCAGTCATCGGCGTCGATGTGGTACGAGTTGGCGTACATGGAGGGAAAGGGGAAATTGAAGAAGAGTCATAAGGTGTGGCAGCTTGGGATGGGAAGTGGACCAAAAGCTTCTAGTGTGGTGTGGGAGTGCATTAGGCATTTGGGTGATGAGTCTAACATGGGGGGACCATGGTTTGATTGCATCCATCGTTATCCGATCATGACCTCTGCAACTGAGATTTAG
- the LOC122664977 gene encoding alpha-L-fucosidase 1-like — MAKLCFALFLIVSVQFFELVMSKMELVTTPPLPILPIPSSAQLKWQQREVIMFLHFGMNTFTDSEWGTGHESPSLFNPTGFDAHQWVDVASSAGISLVILTTKHHDGFCLWPSQYTDHSVKNSPWKNGHGDVVGELVDAANSKGLDVGLYLSPWDRHDKRYGLELQYNEYYLAQLQELLRRYGSVQEIWFDGAKGPNAPNMSYYFGDWFSMVKELQSSINIFSDAGPDVRWIGDEKGYAGDTCWSTINRTSLRIGDGSIVTYLNAGDPIGTDWVPPECDVSIRTGWFWHKSQSPKPLSQLLEIYYNSVGRNCLLLLNVPPNSTGLISDADTQRLGEFRRAIDTIFSTNLAEGSISKASSQRGGKNGGFGPENVLDEDHLWSYWAPNEEAHDEHWIEIVGKDKGKGFRFNVVRIQEAIVLGQRIKNHEIYADGNRVATGTTVGYKRLHRIQTGTVQAHRVRIRIRESRGWPLISSIGLHFDPYWNPKKDNR, encoded by the exons ATGGCCAAGCTCTGTTTTGCTCTGTTCTTGATTGTATCAGTTCAGTTTTTTGAATTAGTAATGTCTAAAATGGAATTGGTAACTACACCACCATTGCCTATTCTCCCAATTCCCTCTTCAGCTCAATTGAAATGGCAGCAGAGAGAAGTAATAATGTTCCTTCACTTTGGAATGAACACTTTCACTGATTCAGAATGGGGAACCGGTCACGAGAGTCCATCTCTGTTCAACCCAACAGGGTTCGACGCCCATCAATGGGTCGACGTCGCTTCCAGTGCCGGAATATCTTTGGTGATCCTCACCACCAAACATCACGATGGGTTCTGCTTGTGGCCTTCTCAATACACAGACCATTCCGTCAAGAACAGTCCATGGAAGAACGGCCATGGCGATGTGGTCGGAGAGCTGGTTGATGCTGCAAATTCTAAAGGTCTAGATGTGGGGCTTTATCTCTCGCCTTGGGACCGCCACGATAAGAGATACGGGCTCGAATTGCAGTACAACGAGTACTACTTAGCCCAGTTGCAGGAGTTGCTCCGAAG ATATGGAAGTGTTCAGGAGATTTGGTTCGATGGAGCCAAAGGTCCGAATGCCCCCAACATGAGTTACTACTTTGGAGATTGGTTTTCCATGGTGAAGGAATTGCAGAGCTCCATTAATATCTTCTCAGATGCAGGGCCTGATGTGAGATGGATCGGAGATGAGAAGGGATACGCCGGAGATACATGCTGGTCCACCATTAATCGTACTTCACTGAGGATTGGAGATGGAAGCATCGTCAC TTATCTGAACGCGGGTGATCCAATTGGTACTGATTGGGTTCCCCCTGAATGCGATGTTTCGATCAGAACTGGTTGGTTCTGGCACAAATCGCAATCTCCAAAACCATTAAGCCAGCTGCTCGAAATCTACTACAACTCTGTTGGAAGAAACTGTTTGCTCTTGCTCAATGTACCACCCAATTCAACTGGGCTTATCTCCGATGCCGACACCCAGCGATTAGGAGAATTCCGGCGAGCTATCGACACCATATTCTCCACCAATTTAGCAGAGGGAAGTATCAGTAAAGCCAGCAGCCAGAGAGGAGGAAAGAATGGTGGGTTTGGACCCGAAAATGTTCTTGATGAAGATCACTTGTGGTCTTATTGGGCCCCCAATGAGGAGGCCCATGATGAGCATTGGATTGAAATTGTGGGGAAAGATAAAGGGAAAGGGTTTAGATTCAATGTGGTGAGAATTCAAGAAGCAATTGTGCTGGGCCAGAGGATCAAGAACCATGAGATCTATGCCGATGGGAATCGAGTGGCGACGGGGACGACCGTAGGTTATAAGAGGCTTCACAGGATTCAAACGGGAACGGTTCAGGCCCATCGGGTTAGGATCCGAATAAGAGAATCAAGAGGATGGCCATTGATATCCTCCATTGGTCTTCATTTTGATCCCTATTGGAACCCAAAGAAAGATAAT AGGTAG